The Vibrio splendidus genome has a window encoding:
- a CDS encoding GNAT family N-acetyltransferase, with amino-acid sequence MFETVIDEELSIALVEESFAPHYADYSQSQNEYLSQWLAWPPHCKTEQDFRIFIQRSLHDYAEGKSMTCAIVYQGKIVGNCSFNTIDHNTKKVTIGYWLSQTQQGKGIVTRVVQKLIDIAFNELDMEKIEISAATENMSSRKVCERLHFTLEGIITCNENLNGRIIDHAIYGLHRSKL; translated from the coding sequence ATGTTCGAAACTGTTATAGACGAAGAACTCTCCATCGCATTGGTCGAAGAAAGCTTCGCGCCCCATTACGCTGATTATTCACAAAGCCAAAATGAGTATCTTAGCCAGTGGTTAGCATGGCCACCGCACTGTAAAACAGAGCAAGATTTTAGGATTTTCATCCAACGCTCATTACACGATTATGCTGAAGGGAAAAGCATGACATGTGCCATCGTGTATCAAGGAAAGATCGTCGGTAACTGCAGCTTCAATACCATTGACCACAATACCAAGAAGGTAACGATTGGTTATTGGTTGTCACAGACTCAACAAGGCAAAGGCATCGTCACTCGCGTGGTTCAAAAACTGATTGATATTGCTTTCAATGAGTTAGATATGGAAAAGATTGAAATATCAGCCGCTACTGAGAACATGAGTAGTCGTAAAGTTTGTGAGCGCTTACATTTTACATTGGAAGGCATCATCACTTGTAACGAGAACTTGAATGGTCGCATCATCGACCACGCTATTTATGGACTTCATCGCTCTAAGCTCTAA
- a CDS encoding HD-GYP domain-containing protein codes for MNQHCQNVTVDLRKALFGIAKALDNVGFESKNHGQRVGYIAYRCALSVGWEEEQAQLAFSLGLIHDCGVSQIDEQLSLTSGFVPDASYHHCQKGYQILKECPVLSIFAKPVLYHHTPWVELKAMPISELEKELAAIVMLADRVDYLYGITSSDRYGNLTPDGKASIIERLTEQADEMFETNLVQHMCELVDLDDFWFSMEIPYIENMRDNFEPVPFFSQQMSLDETVAFAEFIANVVDTKSSFTFKHSLKVGQLSEYLAKQLGYSYTTQRKLYLAGLVHDIGKLQTPNDILHKPDLLTEEEYCCIKRHATDTRFALQELFSSPQVCQWASNHHERLDGSGYPMGKTAEELDQPSRIVAVVDVFQALSQSRPYRAGMTLEQTMAILINHVENYKLDREVFECLEKHAQYCFELSTDKRMYAF; via the coding sequence ATGAATCAACATTGCCAGAATGTAACAGTAGATCTTAGAAAGGCTCTATTTGGTATTGCGAAGGCGCTTGATAACGTCGGTTTTGAAAGCAAGAATCATGGACAGAGGGTGGGTTACATCGCGTATCGATGTGCTCTGAGTGTCGGGTGGGAAGAAGAGCAGGCGCAACTTGCGTTCTCATTGGGGTTAATTCACGACTGTGGCGTATCGCAAATTGATGAGCAGCTCAGCCTGACTTCTGGGTTTGTTCCTGACGCGAGCTATCACCATTGTCAAAAGGGCTACCAAATCCTAAAAGAGTGCCCGGTTCTTTCCATATTCGCTAAGCCGGTGCTTTATCACCATACCCCTTGGGTTGAGCTTAAAGCGATGCCGATCAGTGAGTTAGAAAAAGAGTTGGCTGCGATTGTCATGCTCGCGGATCGAGTGGACTACCTTTACGGCATCACTTCTTCAGATCGGTATGGAAACCTAACACCGGATGGTAAAGCGAGCATTATTGAACGATTAACTGAACAAGCGGACGAGATGTTCGAAACCAATCTCGTGCAACATATGTGTGAGTTAGTCGATCTGGACGATTTCTGGTTTTCGATGGAGATCCCTTACATTGAAAACATGAGAGATAACTTTGAGCCTGTGCCGTTCTTCTCTCAACAAATGTCGCTGGATGAGACAGTGGCTTTTGCCGAGTTTATTGCCAATGTTGTTGATACCAAGAGTTCATTTACCTTTAAGCACTCTTTGAAGGTTGGGCAACTCTCTGAATATCTCGCTAAGCAGTTGGGTTATTCATACACAACTCAGCGCAAACTCTATTTAGCAGGGCTAGTTCATGACATCGGAAAACTGCAAACACCTAATGACATTCTTCATAAGCCGGATTTGCTGACCGAAGAGGAGTACTGTTGTATTAAGCGACATGCAACGGATACTCGATTTGCACTGCAAGAGTTGTTTAGTTCTCCTCAGGTTTGCCAGTGGGCATCCAATCATCATGAAAGATTAGATGGTTCAGGTTACCCAATGGGTAAAACGGCTGAAGAGCTGGATCAACCGAGTCGGATCGTCGCTGTCGTAGATGTATTCCAAGCATTATCTCAGTCACGTCCGTATCGTGCTGGTATGACGTTAGAACAGACGATGGCTATTTTGATAAACCATGTTGAAAACTATAAGTTGGATAGAGAAGTGTTTGAATGTCTTGAAAAACACGCACAGTACTGTTTTGAATTATCGACCGATAAAAGAATGTACGCGTTTTAA
- a CDS encoding PTS sugar transporter subunit IIA: MSLFDLIGDQGVIINSEENLTVDAAIDLTCSTLLASNKIKASYVEAIKQKHKDIGAYYVLAPKIAMPHARPEDGVNEASLQVTVFKKGVDLESEDNGDVYLSITLAAMDSDSHIHTIMALSELFQNDDDIDAIIAAETEQAIIEILKRY; encoded by the coding sequence ATGAGCCTATTCGATTTAATCGGTGACCAAGGCGTTATCATCAACTCTGAAGAAAACCTAACGGTTGATGCTGCGATTGATTTAACCTGTTCAACACTGCTAGCAAGCAACAAAATCAAAGCTAGCTATGTTGAAGCTATCAAACAAAAGCACAAGGACATTGGCGCGTACTATGTTCTAGCACCAAAGATTGCGATGCCTCATGCTCGTCCTGAAGATGGTGTGAACGAAGCATCTCTGCAAGTGACGGTGTTCAAGAAGGGTGTTGATTTAGAGTCGGAAGACAACGGTGACGTTTACCTTTCAATTACTCTGGCAGCGATGGACTCAGATAGTCATATCCATACTATTATGGCGTTATCAGAGTTGTTCCAAAATGATGATGACATTGATGCCATTATCGCGGCGGAAACAGAGCAAGCGATCATCGAGATCTTAAAGCGCTACTAG
- a CDS encoding PTS ascorbate transporter subunit IIC yields MQNFFEFMLGLLKEPAIMVGLIAFIGLVAQKADISTILKGTIKTVMGFLILGFGAGALVGALNNFSVVFTEAFGVSGVIPNNEAIVALAQEAFGYEMALIMFFAFVVNILLARITPLKYIFLTGHHTMFMSMLVAVILSTANIEGTALVAIGSIIVGTLMVVMPALGQRYTEKVMGTDQLAIGHFSTLSYIVSGFIGSKFGDTSKSTEDIQVPKSLMFLRDTPVAVATTMAIFFMLASIIAGGEFVETVSSGQNWVVFTFMQSLIFAGGVYIVLQGVKMLIAEIVPAFKGISDKLVPGAKPALDCPMVFPVAPNAVLIGFLCSFAAGLLAMAVQGALGWTIIVAGVVPHFFVGGAAGVYGNATGGLRGAILGSFTQGLCISFLPMLLLPVLGGLGLEATTFADFDFGVVGLILGWIVS; encoded by the coding sequence ATGCAAAACTTTTTCGAATTCATGCTCGGCTTATTAAAAGAGCCAGCAATCATGGTAGGCTTAATTGCTTTCATTGGCCTTGTTGCACAAAAAGCTGATATTTCTACTATTCTAAAAGGCACAATTAAAACCGTAATGGGTTTCCTAATTTTAGGTTTTGGTGCTGGCGCTCTTGTTGGCGCACTAAATAACTTCTCAGTTGTATTTACTGAAGCATTCGGCGTAAGTGGTGTTATTCCAAATAACGAAGCAATTGTTGCATTAGCACAAGAAGCATTCGGTTATGAAATGGCTCTAATTATGTTCTTCGCATTCGTTGTGAATATTTTATTGGCTCGCATTACTCCTTTAAAATATATTTTCTTAACGGGTCACCACACAATGTTCATGTCTATGCTAGTAGCAGTAATTCTGTCTACAGCAAACATTGAAGGCACAGCTCTAGTCGCAATCGGCTCTATCATTGTGGGTACATTAATGGTTGTGATGCCAGCACTAGGCCAAAGGTACACTGAAAAAGTAATGGGTACTGATCAACTGGCTATCGGTCACTTCTCGACACTGTCTTACATTGTGTCTGGCTTCATTGGTAGCAAATTCGGTGACACATCAAAATCAACAGAAGACATCCAAGTTCCTAAAAGCTTAATGTTCCTGCGTGATACGCCAGTAGCCGTAGCAACAACAATGGCAATCTTCTTCATGCTTGCGTCTATTATTGCGGGCGGCGAGTTTGTAGAAACAGTATCAAGCGGTCAAAACTGGGTTGTGTTTACCTTCATGCAATCTCTAATCTTTGCAGGTGGTGTTTACATCGTATTGCAAGGTGTGAAGATGCTAATTGCTGAAATCGTTCCTGCATTTAAAGGTATTTCTGACAAGCTAGTTCCGGGAGCAAAACCTGCTCTAGATTGCCCAATGGTATTCCCTGTAGCACCAAACGCGGTACTTATCGGTTTCCTTTGTTCTTTCGCTGCTGGTCTACTAGCAATGGCAGTACAAGGTGCACTTGGTTGGACAATCATTGTAGCGGGCGTGGTACCTCACTTCTTCGTTGGTGGCGCAGCTGGCGTTTACGGTAACGCAACAGGCGGTTTACGCGGTGCAATCTTAGGTTCATTCACGCAAGGTCTGTGTATCTCTTTCCTACCGATGCTGCTACTTCCTGTACTGGGTGGCCTGGGTCTTGAAGCAACAACGTTTGCTGACTTCGACTTCGGTGTAGTTGGTCTGATTCTAGGATGGATTGTTTCATGA
- a CDS encoding PTS sugar transporter subunit IIB: protein MKKILVVCGNGLGTSLMMEMAVKEVAKKIGFEAEIDHEDLSSAASSNADIWVAAIDIANQLKDGGKENIISLKNIFDKASIEEQLKTFM from the coding sequence ATGAAAAAGATTCTTGTAGTTTGCGGTAACGGCCTTGGTACTTCACTAATGATGGAAATGGCAGTGAAAGAAGTGGCTAAAAAAATCGGTTTCGAAGCAGAAATTGATCACGAAGATCTATCTTCTGCAGCATCAAGCAATGCGGATATTTGGGTCGCGGCAATAGACATTGCTAACCAACTGAAAGACGGTGGAAAAGAGAACATCATCAGCCTTAAAAATATTTTTGACAAAGCATCAATCGAAGAACAACTAAAAACTTTCATGTAA